In Mycolicibacterium alvei, a single window of DNA contains:
- a CDS encoding alpha/beta hydrolase encodes MAAVWWAGRRAARALAVILLSATAVVYPVAAPVAGAVPEFGPGWGSCAQWVQDPARVPTAQCSTVSVPIEWSEAWNPSDPQGAQAQLAVIRIPATGNRIGALFINPGGPGASAVDTVAGMGAALAGSPLTDHFDLVGFDPRGVGHSTPALRCRTDAEIDAYRREPMTDYSPAGVAHIEDVYRQFAQQCLDRMGAPFLANVGTASAVRDMDAVRAALGEDQISYLGFSYGTELGGAYAERFGDRVRTMVLDGAINPSLDPITKNIRQLAGFQKAFDTYAADCAKSADCPLGTDPAQFVGRFQRLIDPLATTPASTADPRGLGYADAITGTGNALYSARYWPYLTSGLLGLTRGTDAGDLLLLADDYWRRDETGHYQNMQDAFTAIRCVDMPFPTDPAVWADADQRIRAAAPFMSYGEFTGYAPRDICALWPVPATSAPHPITGPGPGKVVVVSTTGDPATPYQAGVDLARQMDADLISFTGTQHTVVFNGDACVDTAVLGFFVNQTSPGNLSC; translated from the coding sequence ATGGCTGCCGTGTGGTGGGCGGGTAGACGGGCAGCGAGAGCTCTGGCGGTGATACTGCTCAGCGCAACCGCCGTCGTGTACCCGGTCGCCGCGCCGGTCGCGGGTGCCGTGCCGGAATTCGGGCCGGGGTGGGGAAGTTGCGCCCAATGGGTGCAAGACCCGGCACGGGTTCCGACGGCGCAGTGCAGCACCGTCTCGGTACCCATCGAATGGAGCGAGGCCTGGAATCCGTCTGATCCCCAAGGGGCGCAAGCGCAATTGGCCGTCATCCGGATTCCGGCCACCGGCAACCGGATCGGCGCACTGTTCATCAACCCCGGTGGCCCCGGCGCCTCGGCGGTCGACACCGTCGCCGGCATGGGTGCGGCGCTGGCCGGGTCGCCACTCACCGATCATTTCGATCTGGTCGGATTCGACCCACGCGGCGTCGGACATTCCACCCCGGCGTTGCGTTGCCGCACCGACGCCGAGATCGACGCCTACCGCCGCGAGCCGATGACCGATTACAGCCCGGCCGGGGTCGCCCACATCGAAGACGTCTACCGACAGTTCGCCCAGCAGTGTCTGGACCGCATGGGTGCGCCGTTCTTGGCCAACGTCGGCACCGCGTCGGCGGTGCGGGACATGGATGCGGTAAGGGCCGCGCTGGGGGAGGACCAGATCAGTTATCTGGGCTTCTCCTACGGCACCGAACTGGGTGGTGCCTACGCCGAACGGTTCGGTGACCGGGTGCGCACCATGGTGCTCGACGGTGCCATCAACCCCAGCCTGGACCCGATCACCAAGAATATCCGTCAGCTCGCCGGCTTCCAGAAGGCTTTCGACACCTATGCCGCAGACTGCGCGAAATCGGCCGACTGCCCGCTGGGCACCGATCCGGCCCAGTTCGTCGGCAGGTTTCAGCGACTGATCGATCCGTTGGCGACGACGCCGGCCTCCACCGCGGACCCGCGCGGACTCGGCTACGCCGATGCCATCACCGGAACCGGCAACGCCCTCTACTCGGCGCGGTACTGGCCCTACCTGACCAGCGGACTGCTCGGGTTGACGCGCGGCACCGACGCCGGTGACCTGCTGTTGCTCGCCGACGACTACTGGCGTCGCGACGAGACCGGGCACTACCAGAACATGCAGGACGCATTCACCGCGATCCGCTGCGTCGACATGCCGTTCCCCACCGACCCCGCGGTGTGGGCCGACGCCGATCAGCGGATCCGCGCTGCGGCACCGTTCATGTCCTACGGCGAGTTCACCGGGTACGCGCCCCGCGACATCTGCGCATTGTGGCCGGTGCCCGCGACGTCGGCGCCGCACCCGATCACCGGGCCCGGACCCGGCAAGGTCGTAGTGGTGTCCACCACCGGCGACCCGGCCACGCCCTATCAGGCCGGGGTGGACCTGGCCCGGCAAATGGACGCGGACCTGATCTCGTTCACCGGTAC